The genomic region TTTTGATTTAAAATAAATTCACATATACGAATGAATTCCTCAACTCAACAGTCACCCACGACAAAACCAAATGATCTACCATAGAACTCAATCAATCGTTGGCAAGTCTTTGTATGAGTCCGATTTCTGGTTATGGACTCAGGATACCATAGCTAAACTCAAAGCTAGAGATTTTGACCGTCTAGACCTAGAAAACTTGTTAGAGGAGATCGAAGCATTGGGGCGATCAGAAAAAAAAGAACTGGCCAGCAGACTAGAAACCCTATTATGCCATCTCCTAAAGCGAGTTTATGTTAACCTACCTCAAGACTTTAATGGCTGGGAGCGCACTATAAGAGAACAACGAAGACGTTTAGCCCAATCGCTCAGACAAACCCCTAGTTTGAAAACCTTTTGGGAAGAACTATTTAGTGACGCTTGGGAGCTTGCACTAGATACCGTTCGAGACGATTACCCCCAGTATCAATTTCCAGATACATGGGAGTTTGGCACTGATATTGACACCATACTCAATGCCCATTTTTGGGAATAGCGATCGCAAACTGCATTGCATAACTAAAATAAACAGAATTAATGTTATAAAAAATGGCTTATAGTGAATTTACTATATGCAAAACCATTATAACGGGTAAATCCCCAGATCGGCCT from Cylindrospermopsis curvispora GIHE-G1 harbors:
- a CDS encoding DUF29 domain-containing protein — protein: MIYHRTQSIVGKSLYESDFWLWTQDTIAKLKARDFDRLDLENLLEEIEALGRSEKKELASRLETLLCHLLKRVYVNLPQDFNGWERTIREQRRRLAQSLRQTPSLKTFWEELFSDAWELALDTVRDDYPQYQFPDTWEFGTDIDTILNAHFWE